The stretch of DNA aattggctcgatcttcatcatgatgcattcaattttttttaaataccaaaaaaaaactgtggatAAGTCAACCACACAAATGtcattagtggatgtgtaatgaataaacagtaatccctcgactaTCGCgggtaatgtagaccagacatggctttgataaatgataaactgtaaagggggctcatccctattgaagtaaatgaataaaaatactgtAGTGGCAAGTGGAGTAGCTCCCGCTTGTGAGTTTTATGTGACTTTTCACATTATTCTGAACTTAAAAAAACCAATCTGCCATGTCGTGGAACTGAACATAAATGATAAAATTTCAGCCCCTTaacctttttaatttcaaaacatttatttaacaatagtgcaggtgtcatttttgactcatttaaacataatgagaaaaacagaagctctttgtaagaatgaatggatttgaaataattgactgaaaacttAAGAAAgaagtaggatttattttaactttgtaggcccctgtccagtgttttcaaatttcccaccacaTGATCAAGATACGGATATATTTTCAGTCTCTACAGCAGACGTCTTTTTTGCCTTTTggtgttttaaagaaaaaagctaaatgtaggaGGTAGTTTTCTCAAATTTTGACATTTGGCGCTAGTCTGTACTTTAATCTATTGTTTTCACTCCGTTTTTGGTTTCCTTCCTATGTGACTTGGGTACCCCAATCTGAGtacagactatttttttttgtttttcagaattccagccaaggggaGCAGGTTTCCTGTCTATGTTGAGTTGGTGGAGCCAATCTTGACATAGGCATGAAACctggtcccccttgggtggaattctgaaaaacaaaaaatatttccaaggtcttaccttttattttgaaaaaaaaaactcgtagatttgttctgcctgagcatatctgagtttttttttaaataaaagccaagactttgtgaatgtttttcaaaataaaaggtgagctcttcccaatgttttttttatttttcagaatccaccagaTAGCCTCAGAGACCCCCAGCGGAAACCAATCTattaactttttcaaaataaaaggtgagcccttcccaatgtttttttttttatttaactctgtgtactgactcttttgtttttcagaatccaccagaggggacctggtttctgcgtatgaacagataggctcaggagaaccagtctatgaagtttttcaaaataaaaggtgagcccttctcatttcttctttatttaactctgggtactgacccccttttttggtttccagaattccaccagggggtggagaagattcgattttttacgatgctggagcaccaacgggaaccaatctatgaagtttttcaaaataaaaggtgagcccttctcattgcttttttaactaaatgtactaacccccccttttttttcagttttcctgaattccaccagggggtggagaagattcgattttttacgatgctgtaacaccagcgggaacctatctacaaactttttcaaaataaaagctgatttcctgtttttccagatttcctgctggtgactagaggaattacttcattttacttgtgtttttcaaaataaaagcttttaaatgtatacatgtgtatgtctttatcaaaaaatgcaagtcacaatcaaagttcaaaaaatttatttacaagtaaacatttgtagtttaacaaaaaacagcataatacttaaaaaataaaatgttaacaagcaggggggataaatacttagaaaaaaaattgacaaaaagggGGGacaaatttagaaaataagtctttaaaaaaagggtgataaatacttataaaataaaattagaaaatgcAGGGGGGATGAACACTTAGaataaaaattgacaaaaagcagggagataaacacttaggataaaaattaacaaaaagcaGGGAGGATaaacttttagaataaaaattgacaaaaagcagggagataaacacttaggataaaaattaacaaaaagcaggggggataaacttttagaataaaaattgacaaaaagcagggggacaaatatttagaataaaaattgacaaaaagcaggggggataaacaattaggacaaaaagcagggggataaacatgataaaattgaaaaaagtgggaacatgaagaaaaaaaattgaaaaaagaaggggggataaatacttagaaaataaaatttgaaaatgcaggggggataaatacttgaaaataaaatttagaagaaaaaaaactgggggGGATTAACACTAATAtaattagaaggaaaaaaaaacacttagaattcttgctccaaaattaaatgacaaccttcttaccttaAAGATTTAGTCAAAAAGCTCTGAAAATGAAcggccagtgaaatgtcatcaggatttaggcttttatttaatttggattttcagaaatacagagacaacatatgatgcaagagagacatcttcaagtgggcaaccaagatacctcaggcctgttgtgtgcaagaaaaatagcaaaagttagaatatatacAGACTGAAGggagattcaactttttttgtggggctaaattttaccttgatcagtcccagtctccccttctgtaacctctagagtgatctaggcacacagaaagctgcatcttggtgctgaacagagaaaaaaaagcacaagttagcatatatacagcctggagattcaacaggtcggcttagttttattttattttttaatgggaagtagttttatcttgatgctaaacagtgaaaacttgatttaaccaaggcatttgggggttgccaaccaattacagcatagagaaatcttacaagaattttaataaaccatcaagataaagaatgaaaataagttagtgagtgctGTTTCCCCTTTTacagacaaggcgattaaatatacagctaggacaagggtgtcaaactcgggttggttcgcaggccgcaaTAAgctcaacttgatttcacgtgagctgtactatttagatatttttttctatttaaattggattaaaaaaactgcatcaaaagccctaaatattcaggtttttttatagatctaaaataaatgtttgagccttttttttcttcatgagggaaaatatcttgtgataatttgtttttcatttcaaaatgaaacaaaatattttggggaaagtggaaaacaatttttaaaattaatttatttttagattttatatgcttttttttaacttaaaaacacaaaaagtaaaaaatggatcaaacaatacaattattgatttaaaaagggggaagatGAGGTAATATCATATACAtgtttaatcttcatttaaatgtgatcctaacagaaaggcagcactcatgatttactttctcgggccgcacaaaatgacacgatgggccagatttggcccgcggaccgcACCTTTGACACCAGCGAGCTAGGAGGAAGCTGGCTTAAATTTTGTATACTtgatgttttttggaaaaacataaaaattacaaatcgggaacgggtgtttagcactcagaatgaaaacgattacatacaaaacaacaggaactaagtcgtgcccctggatgtcattctagacctagagtgaacacttacccaagaaactgtcggttgatgtcttgcattgtttgattaaatttaaagtcttgctacacgactaGATCATGGAGAGAAAACGGAGAACATACGTTTTAAGTCAAATGGTGACGCCAACACTAATGCTGACTAGACACATTTGGCACAAAAccggtcgagaaaagaagcccatacttaaattgtcgacggtgtattaaacctggcattaaactaagagatttgttggcgttttgggctcaaatAATTGCTGAAtaatctcccgatcgcgtgataaaaacgcatttaggccagtgaatTGCTCGACATCTTACCTCGTCGGCGTGTGTGGGAAAAGCGTTCCAAAAGGAAATGTTACCTCACATGCACTTAATTAACTCCGTCACGTCGACaataggcgtaaccacgcccatattttCACGTCACGTTgcggcgtaaccacgcccatattgtcccgtcACATTGAAAGTAGAAAAGATGGTGAGTTCCTTACCGCGCTCTTAAGAGGTGGTTTGTCCTCCCAATCCGTCTGTGTTGAGAAGATGGCGAAGAATA from Stigmatopora nigra isolate UIUO_SnigA chromosome 9, RoL_Snig_1.1, whole genome shotgun sequence encodes:
- the LOC144201903 gene encoding uncharacterized protein LOC144201903 isoform X1 — its product is MTPEEGRVCVRALQSSSKVTICRRNPAKLLTERCCTFYPQRAQTAGKHQECGQNDQKGATCRRHNKNSTRGWRRFDFLRCWSTNGNQSMKFFKIKVFLNSTRGWRRFDFLRCCNTSGNLSTNFFKIKADFLFFQISCW